Within Mongoliitalea daihaiensis, the genomic segment TTGATTCTTCGACCGTTCAACTATCAGACGTTGGCTACCAAAACTTTTGATATGGCTACCAATGAAATGATTGCTGAATCGTCCAATGCAGCATTGATTATCATATTGACTGGAATTATTCCCATAATTTTGCTCAATCGACTAATCAACAAAAAATAGGACAGACCCAGAATGGATGAATATTCTCTCACTTAAAAACGTCAACAAAAAATACAGCCAAGCCAAGGAATTTGCTGTCAACCATGTCTCTTTTGAAGTAGCAGAAGGAGAGATATTAGCATTGGTTGGAGAAAGTGGATCCGGGAAGACTACTCTGCTTCGCCTGATTGCTGGGTTAGAACATCCAGATGATGGAATCATCTCACTTTCGGGACAGGTAATTGTAGAAGGAAAAAAATCCGTTCCAGCTCATGAACGAAAAGTAGGAATGGTATTCCAAGATTATGCCCTTTTCCCTCATTTGACTATTTTGCAAAATATCCAATTTGGATTAGATAAAAAGCTCCCCAATAAAGATGAGGTTGCTGAAGAGACCCTACGCTTGGTAGGGCTGAAAGAAGACTTTAACAAATATCCCCATCAATTATCCGGTGGGCAACAACAGCGGGTGGCTTTGGCAAGGGCTATTGCACCGAATCCAAAAATTTTATTAATGGACGAGCCCTTTAGTAACTTGGATACTGTCCTCAAAGACCAAGTACGGGAGGAAATCAGACAGATTATCAAGAAAACAGGCATCACGGCCATTTTTGTAACACACGATACCCGGGATGCATTATCTACGGCTGATCGAGTGGCAATTTTGCACAAAGGCTACCTCCAACAAATCGATATTCCAAAAAACCTCTACGAACAGCCTGTCAACGGCTATGTGGCTAATTTTTTTGGTAAACGCAACGAGATGCTAGCGACGCCTACCAAAGATGGTTTCTATACTTCCTTTGGTTTTATTTCCGACCCGGAAGCTGTCAACTATCAATCACAGGTGCGTATTACTTTCCGACCCGAACATGCAGAAGTTGTACAGCGGGAAGGGCAGCAATTGATCGGAAGAATCGCCAAAGCTTCCTATTTTGGAGATCACCAAATCGTAAAAATTGCAGATTCCGAAGGTAAGCGCGTGAGTATCCGGACCAACCCGGGGAGAAGTTTTGATGGGCAGGACCGGGCACATTTCTTTTTATGGAAGTATTGTATAGAGGAAGCGTTTTAGGCCTACTTCTTTACCCATTTCAATAAATCGTATTCTACGCCTTCATTGATGTAGTTAGTTTCGGCAGCCCCACCGCCGATGTAAGCTTCCCCATTCAGCACAAAAGCAAAACCACGGTATCTTCCCTTATGACCTACAGGGGGGCCATGGGACCAAGTATTGGTCTGAGGGTCATATACATGGGATTCGGGAGAACCCGAACCTCCCACAGATGAACCAATCGCGGTATAGCCTTTCCCATTCAAAGCAAAACCAACAGAGTACAATCGAGCATACGCTTGATCTGCCATCCTAGTCCAAGTATCGGCTATGGGATCGTAGCGCATCATATCCACTTCACCCGTATTGCTCGCACCATCCGTAATATAAGCTTTACCGTCGATCACAAAAGTTACCGCCTTAATTCTTCCGGCAGCTAAGGGTTGTGCAATCGGCTTCCATTGATTGGAGGTTGATTCATAGCTGTAAAAATCCTGATAAGAGGTATTATCTCGCATGCCCATACCCAAATAAACTTTCTGACCGATGGCAAACATGGAAGAGTTAACCCG encodes:
- a CDS encoding ABC transporter ATP-binding protein, whose protein sequence is MNILSLKNVNKKYSQAKEFAVNHVSFEVAEGEILALVGESGSGKTTLLRLIAGLEHPDDGIISLSGQVIVEGKKSVPAHERKVGMVFQDYALFPHLTILQNIQFGLDKKLPNKDEVAEETLRLVGLKEDFNKYPHQLSGGQQQRVALARAIAPNPKILLMDEPFSNLDTVLKDQVREEIRQIIKKTGITAIFVTHDTRDALSTADRVAILHKGYLQQIDIPKNLYEQPVNGYVANFFGKRNEMLATPTKDGFYTSFGFISDPEAVNYQSQVRITFRPEHAEVVQREGQQLIGRIAKASYFGDHQIVKIADSEGKRVSIRTNPGRSFDGQDRAHFFLWKYCIEEAF